The genomic stretch aaagaagtattttatcgtcaagtgtcaaacttagacaataaataagtataggttctacgagaatgatcggttttttattttaactgtcataggcggccgttcttccaaaccgagagcatattatatgttaatatatttatttagcccgcttattgtactaaaatatcctatatagtagtaaaatacgatgctccgaatcgatcaaagaacgaaggagaaaataataaaattgaaacttaacacgttcactgtcccaatctgacatgtaaaccttatggctttgtaatagaggctagccgtggccccacgtgaggagcacgggcagtaaaggtgttaagcatatccaactatgactcctctctttattttgttggttgGACTCATGATCCGCAAGAACGGTGCATGCCTCCTCTTCTATAGATGTACCTATGcgataaaaccatcactgccatacatatacctacgtaatatgctaactgttgaccataggaatgacgaattttgtttttacaccatagcagagaggatagagtatacggtATCAGAgattatatacagtatgtatcagaacgaaaggccaagaaagagacccattaatgtttaggtcatactgagcaacttttactatgggaccaaccccgaaaccccggaaaaaattttactctcccatagaaaatttcaacatcagaccagcaaaatgtatgaaacttccaattatttttccgcgttttcggggttggtgatgtgacatatcttcaaaaaacatataaacttatgcgaaattaatataaaactacaaattaataatagaaatgaaaccaaaaaaaaaaggtgtaatctctaggtgcgtccgactAAGATTtaaacccgcggtctctgctttgaaaagcaaacgccttagtaacaagaccacaacgtgccttgacaattggctctaaattcggcttcagttagctttcgctatgtgtcactcattcgttttgatgattctattcaataaaagaaatagtttgcagtaaattgactgacaggcccctgtcaatggttgaagggcaaaacgtgagatagatgtatgtaatgacaagactgtactgctttcgatgattgtcaaaacgctttacctgaaattagcatagctattattcattcaatatacgaccatacatgtatgctttaaacggctatttttccatattgttcagatatatttgacacgttgaccgcttagataccagtggttttttgacagctaaggtatcaatgatttgttgtaagtgtagaaattaatgaatagcgactgttaagatatttgtgacatatCGAGCGCTCACAGGTcaatgctaccatgacagtcaacaactttttgacagtttaaacgtttacctctctttgagcacctggagtgtatagcgacttctgctgctgactgtacttatgattgttttaatgtaataaatttttgttgttaaaattattatattgttgTTGTGTAATatgttgaattattttattctattaataGTGTGTATGTTTATTTCCTTTGCATTTAACACATGAGGCATTAATAGTGATTGTCTAATTTACCAAATCATTACTTAGGAATACGTACAGATATCTGTCATATCTGTCTGGCGGGCAAATCTGTCGATGTATGATGGGAATAAGACGGTACATGTGTCTGTGGGCATCTGTCAGATTAATCTGACTATCACAGGCATTATTTAGCTATATCCCTGTAGCTTTTATAAACGAATACTGGTTACTCCTTCAGGTGCCCCCCCTGCCGGCGCGCcatacccccctcccccgccgccgcccggcTACACGCCGTACGGGCCCGCGCCGCCCAACACCGCCTACCTGCCCAACTACGGCGCCACCACTGTCATCATCCCGCCACAGGTATATACTTCACTTTTATACATTCCTTCTCCGCTTACCGCTTCATCGAGGACTTAGCACAAGAAATTAGCCCGTTTAACTCATGATGTGTCCTTTCACTGAGCACTGCGCGATTGCTAAATATCAAATTGGTAATAgtttgtacataagttccaCGAAACTAACACTTGCAggacaaaatattttcattttgaatAGCATGTTTTAAATTTCTATGTTCAAGTTATGAACTTATGAATGATGTAAATAACGGTCACTCTaagccagcggtcggcaaccttttagcagccaagggccacatagcagtcgACGAAGTGGTCGCGgaccgcactttgttaatatttatgactttatcagagtgtcatttgtcaatactatacatacaaaatagccagagaggctcgcgggccgcaagtgagatgTTCGCGGGCCGccggttgccgaccgctgctctaagcGATCACTCATAAGTCGTCATTTAATAATCCATAAAACATGAAGTCATGCGTTACTATTTTCTTCGGCTGCCAGACTCAGGGGCAAGATTTTATCCTCTTTACACAACTGATACAATCAATGAGCCTTTTATCTGTTATTGTAAAATATTCGTAAAACACGTTTTGAATGAGTAATGTAATATATTCCAGATAATCGCCGTGAACGCGTGCCCGGCCTGCCGCGTGGGCATCCTGGAGGACGACTTCACGTGCCTCGGCATCCTGTGCGCCATCTTCTTCTTCCCCCTAGGGATACTCTGCTGTCTCGCTCTCAAGAACCGACGGTGCTCCAACTGCGGGGCTATGTTCGGATAATTCTGTAATACCTAGACAATGTGACAATGGTTTATTGACGTCAATCGAAAAGTAAAACAGTATAGGAATGATAACGGTCGGAAAGTCACATGATAATTCTCATACATTGTTTAAGCGATTGGCGTTTTGTATAACCGATTGTCACTAGGCTTCCTGGTTTGAGAATAGATTATTGGCGAATGAGGATAAAAACTGCTTAATGCTCgccatagatggcgctgtggGTTAAAAGTGACAAAATGTCCTGTAGTCTGTggtttatctttattttttattttataaaagtatCTTACGAATTTcaataatgataaaatatatacTCAAAAAGGAACAAATAATTGCGTGTACTAGGTTTACGGTCAACTTGAAGATTCTTAAAGAAATTGGGCTCAGTTTATTGAATTTATGAAGTTTACCTTAACTCTCACTTGGACCCATTATACTGCACTGCAGCGCCATCTCTGTTGAGCTTTGCGTGTTTAAACATTGAGTTTGAATCGTTTGTGATGTACGAAAAGAGAAACTCTTTCATACCCgatattatatttgaatttttttaagttaaataaatacgaaataaagCGTATTGAAAGAGTTCAAAGAGATCGATCGATCATGGGtgatgtaaaaataagtaattagtCCTGAAATGTAtaactcggcgctggctagccagttcctttgcttgaacttggcttgacatgctgccgcgtgtctagatcaccAAACATGATCCGTCCAGTGACCCTCGGGTTAAAAAGttattttccaatttttttgttTAACTAACTGTGGAAACTTAAttgattttacattttttatatttgaaaTTAGTTTCTTTGCATAAAAGGTAACCTAGACATGTTGCATTCCACTTAAGTAAATAGTTTTGCAAAAATATAttgacataaaaataaatatttttccaaCATTATGCAAtctaaaatacataaagatTTCAGTTAAGATTTCTGCAAATTATAAATGAAAGACTAATTATAACTATAAGTGAGTAAATAGGTACAACCCACTTGCATAgaataaaaaaacctagaacTGTCAACAAGTCTGTGACCTTGAAACAGCTGATCATGAACTTCATGAACTCATGAATGAACATGAAAAACATGAATAACTAAGCAATTGATATTGTGATACCGATGGTTTAGGGAGATTGAAGTTAAAGTTAAAGCGACATTTAGACAAACGTAAACTTAGCTGCTTTCTGCAGCTGCTGCAGTTGGCTAAATTTAGCCATGACTAAAAACCGCTTTAACAGGGTTTGTGTTTTAAAACTTTTGATCTTTTCTTTTTAGAAAACAAAGTCCTAaatctaaattaaactttaagaTAAATGTCTGAGTGCTCGATACTGTACCAGCACAGGTCATCTTTGAGTCATTTTTAACCATTTGACCGCTAAAGACGTCATTAGACACGCGCGGCTGCAgaccaatatcaaccttcgtgcactcccacaaggttcacgatgacgcgctgcACACGACAGGCGccgttcaaagggttaatagAGATAACAGTAGGGAGGTCTGGTAGCATGTAAAGCTAGGACATTAATCTTAAAGGTTCAGCTTAGCctgtttatataaatatttcaacGTATTTTGTTTAGTTATAAGTAATTGAATAATACTGTCGATTATTTAGATTTTAAAATTTTGAGCAATATTTTCTACTAGTAAGTATTAATATTGGTTTGCTACTATCTAAATTTCCTGAATTATTATTGCTTTAATGTTCAAAAGTATATTTGATTCGAGTTTTACCagaatttgatttataattagaaaaaaatcataaaattgtATGAGAATTAAATGGCCAGTATCACCTGTAAACATTTTGCCATTTTATAGAGACAGGAAAAGAGTAAGaactgtgccctgtttatcaaaagcttgtaacttgtaatacaaatggaagtccctttctaacaaaacagtcaaaaagggacttccgctcgtattacaagttacaagcttttgataaacagggcactggtaaTGTCCATGTGCCGTGGTAAAGGCAGTGTGACCCCTACAGACTTGGCCAAACGTTCAACAAACAACAATATGAGACTGTAAGTACCTCACTAAAGGCACATTGACTTCGTATTTAGGGATTACCTGCAGTCCTCTGTCTCTGCGTTGCGTTAAAAATAGAGTAAGTTTATGGTTTTAAGGGGTTTGTTAGGATTCGTGGAGTTTTGTATTATATTGCACTTA from Cydia fagiglandana chromosome 11, ilCydFagi1.1, whole genome shotgun sequence encodes the following:
- the LOC134669160 gene encoding membrane protein BRI3, translated to MEKPTVTVTDQPPPYSAAVPAPGLYPCSFYKRILVTPSGAPPAGAPYPPPPPPPGYTPYGPAPPNTAYLPNYGATTVIIPPQIIAVNACPACRVGILEDDFTCLGILCAIFFFPLGILCCLALKNRRCSNCGAMFG